A portion of the Opitutales bacterium genome contains these proteins:
- a CDS encoding GNAT family N-acetyltransferase encodes MQTHSDYSSISKASASTYSHEILSGWDTLESMRAEIVELESHAAHRNIFFDFDWITSWHNQLSSGRGQNNLGGETVFIALYDESDTLVAFWPFFQVPGIKRPGLWPVACQSGDYYEPVVSSLDPSLLLALAKGIKELWKTHSFVWLPIIRQYFYLEHLEAALKKAGLWIHKRKRSTNSFIQIPQHESAEDYFAHCMGTKTRQTLDRKKRRLAERGTISIESFETREHVKRALPVIAKIEDANWKTEHGLGLFSKSGLKKFYFEVLPSLAERQKARVSILYINKKPIAYEMALIDGMHYLMHNLAYLPDYKSYSPGIQLLMGNIAWCFDQKFATYDFLQGSADYKSRFANTEQPLLDLTLLPRNIVGTLHYLLVSLFQRKKK; translated from the coding sequence ATGCAAACTCATTCTGATTACTCCTCGATTTCTAAGGCCTCCGCGAGCACCTACTCCCACGAAATTCTCTCCGGATGGGATACGCTGGAGTCCATGCGCGCGGAGATCGTGGAGCTGGAGAGTCACGCCGCCCACCGAAATATTTTCTTCGATTTCGATTGGATCACCTCGTGGCACAACCAACTGAGTAGTGGCCGAGGGCAAAACAACTTAGGCGGCGAAACCGTATTTATTGCCCTCTACGATGAATCCGACACCCTCGTCGCCTTTTGGCCTTTCTTCCAAGTTCCCGGCATAAAGCGTCCCGGACTCTGGCCCGTTGCCTGCCAATCGGGCGACTACTATGAACCTGTAGTTTCCAGTTTGGACCCCAGTCTACTCCTAGCGCTGGCTAAAGGGATTAAAGAGCTCTGGAAAACTCACTCCTTTGTATGGCTGCCGATAATTCGGCAGTATTTTTACCTAGAGCATCTCGAAGCTGCTTTGAAGAAAGCAGGCCTGTGGATCCACAAGCGGAAGCGCAGTACGAATTCATTCATTCAGATTCCTCAGCACGAGAGCGCCGAAGACTACTTCGCCCATTGTATGGGCACAAAGACTCGGCAAACGCTTGACCGCAAAAAACGGCGTCTGGCAGAACGCGGTACGATCTCAATCGAGAGCTTTGAAACCAGGGAGCATGTGAAAAGAGCCTTGCCTGTGATCGCAAAAATTGAAGATGCAAACTGGAAAACCGAACACGGGCTCGGGCTATTCAGCAAAAGCGGTCTCAAAAAATTTTATTTCGAAGTGCTCCCGTCCTTGGCCGAACGGCAAAAGGCTCGCGTCAGCATCCTCTATATCAATAAAAAACCCATCGCCTACGAGATGGCTTTGATCGACGGAATGCACTATCTGATGCACAACCTAGCTTACCTTCCTGACTACAAATCCTATTCGCCAGGAATTCAATTACTCATGGGCAATATCGCGTGGTGCTTCGATCAGAAATTCGCCACCTACGATTTCCTGCAAGGGTCAGCAGACTACAAATCTCGATTCGCCAACACAGAGCAACCCTTACTAGACCTAACTCTTCTACCCAGAAATATCGTCGGCACCTTGCACTATCTACTCGTTTCACTATTCCAGAGGAAAAAGAAGTGA
- the galK gene encoding galactokinase, giving the protein MSLNHIIDVYKSAFGKEPAYVSMAPGRIEFLGNHTDYNGGCVMGATLNMGVYAAISERDDTKIRLTSASHGNTPIVEASLDNLVPFGAGRNSWANYPLGVLKVLIDEGAKAERGFDIAFWSDLPSGAGLSSSAAIELASAKVMSIFYEKEINDPVHLARIGRLAENTFVGLPCGILDQGTSAHGRKDHLVFIDCREESFHTYPLSEGTSFWVFNTHKKHSLVDSLYAQRHDECMQARDTLQKTYNNIEHLCDLTAPQVEACELDLPAASFKRAIHVTNENERVKRAAALLASGKSHAVGELMFQSHESSKTLFENSIPELDFLVDALKGKDGVLGARLTGGGFGGAVVAWADQNFTEVTAQSICDVYNDAYGRAPVVHHIETGDGARML; this is encoded by the coding sequence ATGTCGCTCAATCACATAATAGATGTCTATAAATCTGCTTTCGGCAAAGAACCCGCCTATGTATCGATGGCGCCAGGCCGAATCGAATTTCTAGGAAATCATACCGACTACAACGGCGGCTGTGTGATGGGGGCGACGCTCAACATGGGCGTCTATGCTGCAATCAGTGAGCGGGATGACACAAAGATCCGACTGACGTCTGCATCGCATGGCAATACACCGATTGTCGAGGCAAGTCTTGATAACTTAGTTCCTTTCGGTGCGGGCCGGAATAGCTGGGCGAACTATCCATTGGGCGTGCTCAAGGTGTTAATCGACGAAGGAGCCAAAGCGGAGCGGGGGTTCGATATCGCCTTTTGGAGCGATCTACCTTCGGGCGCAGGTTTGAGTAGTAGCGCGGCGATTGAATTGGCGTCAGCTAAAGTGATGAGCATTTTCTACGAAAAAGAGATCAATGATCCCGTGCATCTGGCGCGCATTGGGCGGCTAGCGGAAAACACCTTTGTTGGTCTGCCGTGTGGCATTTTGGACCAGGGAACATCCGCCCACGGTCGCAAAGATCACCTGGTTTTTATCGATTGTCGTGAGGAATCTTTTCACACCTATCCCTTGTCTGAGGGGACGAGTTTCTGGGTTTTCAACACCCACAAAAAGCACTCCTTGGTCGACTCACTTTACGCGCAACGGCATGATGAGTGTATGCAGGCGCGTGATACGCTTCAGAAGACTTACAACAACATCGAGCATCTGTGCGACTTGACTGCACCCCAGGTGGAGGCCTGCGAGCTGGACCTGCCTGCTGCTAGTTTTAAGCGTGCTATCCATGTGACCAACGAAAACGAGCGCGTTAAACGTGCTGCAGCTCTTTTGGCTTCAGGGAAATCTCATGCTGTAGGCGAGTTGATGTTTCAGTCCCATGAAAGTTCTAAGACACTGTTCGAGAATAGTATTCCCGAGCTCGATTTCCTGGTCGATGCCCTCAAGGGCAAGGACGGTGTATTAGGCGCCAGATTGACCGGGGGTGGTTTTGGGGGTGCCGTGGTGGCTTGGGCAGATCAAAATTTTACTGAAGTCACAGCTCAGTCAATTTGCGACGTCTACAACGATGCATATGGACGCGCTCCCGTGGTTCACCATATCGAGACGGGCGACGGTGCCCGTATGTTGTGA
- the guaA gene encoding glutamine-hydrolyzing GMP synthase, translated as MHQTIAVLDFGSQYTQVIARRIRECGVYSKIYPFNTPAEELKDDGVIGIICSGGPSSVLSDEAPLPDRGIYELGLPVLGICYGIQLMAHLLGGKVETSTHREFGHGAFSVVEDGTLLKDLPKSFSVWNSHGDRLMELPEGFHAIGTTENSAYAAIEHTEKRFYGLQFHPEVHHSEYGKELLENFLVGVCGCRQDWSMRDFINESVEDIRKTVGDHGVILGLSGGVDSSVAAALIHRAIGDQLTCVFVDNGLLRLDERKKVEELYAKHFHLDVRVVDAVDHFLGELEGVEDPERKRKIIGRVFVEIFEQKVEELAHERDYAFLGQGTLYPDIIESVPIGGNPAALIKSHHNVGGLPERMKLKVIEPLNQLFKDEVRKVGEALGLPKEVVWRQPFPGPGLAVRHPGTIVRENLDTLRQADAILIEEMKETGLYYDFWQTFCVFLPVRSVGVMGDERTFEHAISIRAVESVDAMTADWARIPYDLLRKISNRIINEVKGVNRVLLDISSKPPATIEWE; from the coding sequence ATGCACCAGACAATCGCAGTCCTCGATTTCGGATCCCAATACACCCAGGTCATCGCGCGGAGAATCCGCGAGTGTGGTGTCTACTCCAAAATCTATCCTTTCAACACGCCTGCCGAGGAGCTCAAAGACGACGGTGTCATCGGGATCATTTGTTCCGGTGGTCCCTCATCTGTATTATCAGATGAAGCGCCGCTGCCCGATCGTGGAATATACGAATTGGGCCTACCTGTTCTAGGAATTTGTTACGGCATCCAACTGATGGCGCATCTCCTTGGAGGTAAGGTTGAGACGAGCACGCATCGGGAGTTTGGTCATGGAGCTTTTTCCGTAGTTGAGGATGGCACACTGCTCAAGGACCTGCCTAAGTCTTTCAGCGTTTGGAACAGCCATGGTGATCGGCTCATGGAATTACCCGAGGGTTTCCATGCCATTGGGACAACCGAAAACTCGGCTTACGCGGCTATCGAGCACACAGAAAAGCGCTTTTATGGGCTGCAATTTCACCCAGAGGTGCACCATTCCGAATACGGCAAAGAGCTGTTGGAGAATTTTTTGGTTGGGGTCTGTGGTTGTCGTCAAGATTGGTCGATGCGCGACTTTATTAACGAGTCGGTTGAAGATATCCGCAAGACCGTCGGCGATCATGGCGTGATCCTGGGATTGAGCGGCGGAGTCGATTCTTCCGTTGCCGCTGCGCTTATCCACCGAGCGATTGGTGATCAGCTCACGTGCGTCTTTGTAGACAATGGCCTTTTGCGGCTCGACGAGCGTAAGAAAGTTGAAGAACTCTACGCCAAACACTTTCATTTGGACGTGCGCGTGGTGGATGCGGTGGACCATTTCTTAGGCGAACTTGAGGGAGTTGAGGATCCTGAAAGAAAGCGAAAGATTATCGGTCGCGTATTCGTTGAAATCTTTGAGCAAAAAGTCGAGGAACTCGCGCACGAGCGGGATTACGCATTTTTGGGTCAGGGTACCTTATATCCAGATATTATCGAAAGCGTGCCCATCGGTGGAAATCCGGCCGCTCTCATCAAAAGTCACCATAACGTAGGTGGCTTACCTGAGCGTATGAAGCTCAAGGTCATCGAACCACTCAACCAGCTTTTTAAAGATGAGGTGCGCAAAGTCGGTGAGGCACTGGGACTCCCTAAAGAGGTCGTCTGGCGTCAGCCTTTTCCTGGGCCTGGTCTCGCGGTTCGTCATCCGGGCACGATTGTTCGGGAAAACCTCGATACGTTGCGCCAGGCAGATGCCATCCTGATCGAAGAAATGAAAGAGACCGGCCTTTATTATGACTTCTGGCAGACATTTTGTGTGTTTCTACCCGTGCGTTCCGTCGGCGTGATGGGAGACGAGCGCACCTTTGAGCATGCTATTTCTATCCGTGCGGTGGAAAGTGTCGACGCCATGACGGCAGACTGGGCGCGCATCCCTTACGATTTACTCAGAAAGATTTCTAATCGGATCATCAACGAAGTTAAAGGCGTCAATCGTGTGTTGCTCGACATTTCATCTAAGCCTCCGGCGACGATTGAGTGGGAGTAG